The region GCGCGCGGCGGTCGACGCCGCCGTCACCGCGGTCACCGGGACCCCCTAGGGCCAGAGGAGGCCGCGCTCCCAGGTCCCCCGGGACTCCTCGCGCCGGTAGCGCAGGCGCACGTGGCGGCGGTCCGGGGAGCCCTGCCAGAACTCCACCTCCACCGGCCGGACCACGTACAGCCCCCAGTCGTCGGGCACCAGGGACGGGTCGGCCTCCACCCGGGCCCGGCTCTCGTCGAAGGCCCGGTCCATCTCCGCGGGGTCGGCCAGCGGGTCGCTCTGGCGGCCGTGCAGCCCGGCCGCCCGCGACGCCGGCGGCCGGGAGCGGAAGTCCGCGGCGCACAGCCCCGGCGTGGCGAGCTCCGCGACCCCGCCCACCCGCACCTGGCGGCCCTGCTCGCGCCAGTGGAACAGCAGCGCCGCCTGCGGGTCCGCGGCCAGCTCCCGCCCCTTGCGCGAGGTCGTCGTGGTGGCGAACCACCACCCCTCGGGGGTGAGGTCCTTGAGGATCACCACCCGCGCCGACGGCGCCCCGGCCTCGTCGGCGGTG is a window of Nocardiopsis changdeensis DNA encoding:
- a CDS encoding pyridoxine/pyridoxamine 5'-phosphate oxidase, producing MTVRELLRGLPVFAGDLPAFDPSAAPDDPIALFTAWFEEAVAAGVSEPHAMAVATADEAGAPSARVVILKDLTPEGWWFATTTTSRKGRELAADPQAALLFHWREQGRQVRVGGVAELATPGLCAADFRSRPPASRAAGLHGRQSDPLADPAEMDRAFDESRARVEADPSLVPDDWGLYVVRPVEVEFWQGSPDRRHVRLRYRREESRGTWERGLLWP